The following coding sequences lie in one Flavobacterium cyclinae genomic window:
- a CDS encoding UvrD-helicase domain-containing protein has translation MNTTAFAIYDASAGSGKTYTLTKEYLKILFLAKNDDAYRKILAITFTNKAVEEMKTRIVSSLYQFSLDTTSDKAMELLKDVAFETKLSIATLKDKSKAIIKNIIHNYAAFDISTIDKFTHKVIRTFAQDLNLPPNFEVSLETDSLLQEAIDLVISKAGDDPNLTKLLIEFSKEKTDDDKNWDISAELLKVAQLITNENNSEEIKELSEKSIDDFGIVKKKLHEEIKQLKSDCKAIAQSVLELIDGNGVARKSFYSSYVTNHLEKIVSEKIAINETIINYLDGTKPAYSKTIPQSDKDFIDENASEILASVIAINEKVGKISMYEAFLQNLNPLSLLNTIYQEFKQIQEEQNLVSISDFNKIIHNEIQNQPAPFIYERLGEKYRHYFIDEFQDTSVMQWQNLIPLIDNALSGQDDFGQQGTLMLVGDPKQAIYRWRGGKAEQFIDLAKEDAKHNPFSNKDKETLRLGTNYRSFSEVIQFNNAFFKQLADKFENPDYKNLYENLSHQEINSKIGGYVNLSFIEVPEDETEVEGFDSDNDTISVKDKFYLNQTLKTIEKCISNGFEYKDIVLLTRTKAPGIKLANFLTENSVPILSSETLLIQNATEVKLLIALLRYLKNPKDDESKAYFLYFIAKYLQSELEIHDFILAAKDKNPEELETFLKTIGIEISFKNCKKKSLYEAVEILIATFLNDKVNTSYLQYFLDLVLEKDVKSQSSISDFLEYWDKIGYQKSIPSPEGTNAVRIMTIHKSKGLEFPVVIFPFAEENFSSKPKDKLWIPLEDANVDFPKALINNKKEVEKYGSEAKVIFQTKNQEEVLDTINVLYVALTRAEEQLYVISNKLKTKKGDLVTNNLSYYFLEFLQNIGKYEETKSEYEFGNSTRISKNKFHEGNHNQIVIVANKLNPKNIKIAQREALMWGTMQQDAITFGNILHEIMAFIHTKDDVDLAIQKTTELGLITFSQNAIFKETIEKIVNHPELKDYFVSDVKVFNEQNIIKKAAKTIKPDRVVLKGNQAYLLDYKTGEKHNKHKVQLEEYEMALQEMNYIVAKKALVYVGESIEIVTL, from the coding sequence TTGAATACAACCGCATTTGCCATATACGACGCTTCGGCTGGCTCCGGAAAAACTTACACGCTAACTAAAGAATATTTAAAAATTCTTTTTTTAGCAAAAAATGACGATGCCTATCGAAAAATTTTAGCCATTACGTTTACCAATAAGGCGGTTGAGGAAATGAAAACCCGAATAGTCTCGAGTTTGTACCAATTTTCACTGGATACTACTTCAGACAAAGCAATGGAGTTGCTAAAAGATGTTGCTTTTGAAACCAAATTGAGTATCGCTACTTTAAAAGATAAATCGAAAGCCATCATTAAAAATATCATTCATAATTATGCGGCGTTTGATATTTCAACGATTGATAAATTCACACACAAAGTCATCCGAACGTTTGCACAAGATTTGAATTTGCCACCCAATTTTGAAGTTTCATTAGAAACGGATTCGCTTTTACAAGAAGCAATTGATCTAGTGATTTCTAAAGCGGGTGATGATCCAAACTTAACCAAATTACTAATCGAATTTTCAAAAGAAAAAACAGATGACGATAAAAATTGGGACATTTCTGCCGAATTATTAAAGGTGGCCCAACTGATTACCAACGAAAACAATTCGGAAGAAATTAAAGAATTATCGGAAAAAAGTATTGATGATTTCGGAATAGTAAAAAAGAAATTACATGAAGAAATCAAACAATTAAAAAGCGATTGTAAAGCAATTGCTCAAAGTGTCTTGGAATTGATTGATGGAAATGGTGTTGCTCGAAAATCGTTTTATTCCAGTTATGTAACCAATCATTTAGAAAAAATCGTATCAGAAAAAATCGCTATAAACGAAACCATAATTAATTATTTAGACGGAACAAAACCAGCATATTCAAAGACAATTCCACAATCCGATAAAGATTTTATTGATGAAAACGCTTCCGAAATTTTAGCTTCTGTTATTGCAATTAATGAAAAAGTCGGAAAAATTTCCATGTACGAAGCTTTTCTGCAAAACTTAAATCCGTTGTCGTTATTAAACACGATTTATCAAGAATTCAAGCAAATTCAGGAAGAACAAAATTTAGTTTCAATTTCCGATTTTAATAAAATCATTCACAACGAAATTCAAAACCAGCCAGCGCCTTTTATTTATGAGCGTTTGGGTGAAAAATACCGTCATTATTTTATTGATGAATTTCAGGATACTTCAGTGATGCAATGGCAAAATTTAATTCCGTTAATCGATAATGCCTTGTCAGGTCAGGATGATTTTGGGCAACAAGGAACCTTAATGTTGGTGGGCGATCCAAAACAAGCGATTTACCGTTGGCGAGGAGGGAAAGCTGAACAATTTATTGATTTAGCGAAAGAAGATGCAAAACACAATCCATTTTCTAATAAAGATAAAGAAACGCTTCGTTTAGGAACGAATTACCGCAGTTTTTCCGAAGTCATTCAGTTTAACAACGCGTTTTTTAAGCAATTAGCTGATAAATTTGAAAATCCAGATTATAAAAATCTCTACGAAAACTTATCACATCAAGAAATCAATTCTAAAATTGGCGGTTATGTGAATTTATCTTTCATCGAAGTGCCAGAAGACGAAACCGAAGTAGAAGGTTTTGATTCGGATAACGATACCATTTCGGTAAAAGATAAATTTTATTTGAATCAAACGTTGAAAACCATTGAAAAATGTATTTCAAACGGATTTGAATACAAAGACATAGTTTTACTTACGCGAACGAAAGCACCCGGAATCAAATTAGCGAATTTCTTAACTGAAAATAGTGTTCCGATTTTATCTTCGGAAACCTTATTAATTCAAAATGCAACCGAAGTGAAGTTGTTGATTGCGTTGCTTCGCTATTTGAAAAATCCAAAAGACGATGAATCAAAAGCTTATTTCTTGTATTTCATTGCAAAATATTTGCAATCGGAATTGGAAATTCATGATTTCATTTTGGCTGCCAAAGATAAAAATCCGGAGGAATTAGAAACGTTTTTAAAAACCATCGGAATTGAAATTTCGTTCAAAAATTGCAAGAAAAAATCGTTGTATGAAGCAGTTGAAATTTTGATTGCAACTTTTTTGAATGATAAAGTCAATACTTCCTATTTGCAATATTTCTTGGATTTAGTGTTGGAAAAAGATGTAAAGTCGCAATCTAGTATTTCCGATTTTTTAGAGTATTGGGATAAAATTGGCTACCAAAAAAGTATTCCATCTCCAGAAGGAACGAATGCGGTTCGCATCATGACGATTCACAAATCGAAAGGTTTGGAGTTTCCAGTGGTGATTTTTCCGTTCGCAGAAGAAAATTTTTCGAGTAAACCAAAAGACAAATTATGGATTCCGTTAGAAGATGCGAATGTGGATTTTCCGAAAGCGCTTATCAACAATAAAAAAGAAGTTGAAAAATACGGAAGCGAAGCAAAAGTGATTTTTCAAACCAAAAATCAAGAAGAAGTCTTAGATACGATTAACGTTTTATATGTAGCTTTAACAAGAGCGGAAGAACAATTGTATGTGATTTCAAACAAACTGAAAACTAAAAAAGGCGATTTAGTTACCAATAATTTGTCATATTATTTTCTGGAGTTTTTACAGAATATCGGAAAATACGAAGAGACCAAATCAGAATATGAGTTTGGAAATTCAACCCGAATTTCAAAAAACAAATTTCACGAAGGCAATCACAATCAAATCGTAATTGTTGCAAATAAACTAAATCCAAAAAACATCAAAATTGCACAGCGCGAAGCTTTAATGTGGGGAACGATGCAACAAGACGCGATTACTTTTGGTAATATTCTCCACGAAATTATGGCATTTATTCATACCAAAGACGATGTGGATTTGGCCATTCAAAAAACGACAGAATTGGGATTGATTACGTTTTCTCAAAATGCAATATTTAAAGAAACAATTGAAAAAATTGTAAATCATCCTGAATTAAAAGATTATTTTGTATCGGATGTAAAAGTATTTAACGAGCAAAATATCATAAAAAAAGCTGCCAAAACCATCAAACCCGACAGGGTAGTGTTGAAAGGGAATCAAGCTTATTTATTAGATTACAAAACAGGAGAAAAGCACAACAAACACAAAGTGCAATTGGAAGAATACGAAATGGCATTACAAGAAATGAACTATATCGTTGCAAAAAAAGCACTTGTATATGTAGGAGAAAGTATAGAAATAGTAACTTTGTAA
- a CDS encoding superoxide dismutase, producing MAFELPQLPYAYDALEPHIDARTMEIHHSKHHNAYVTNLNAAIAGTDLDGKSIEDLMKNLDMNNMAVRNNGGGHYNHTMFWEIMSPNGGGLPTGDLAAAIDATFGSFDAFKAEFAKAGATRFGSGWAWLCVKDGKLEVCSTPNQDNPLMPGVACGGQPILGMDVWEHAYYLNYQNRRPDYIEAFFNVINWAEVAKRFASAK from the coding sequence ATGGCTTTTGAATTACCACAATTACCTTATGCTTACGATGCATTAGAACCACATATTGATGCTAGAACTATGGAAATTCACCATTCTAAGCACCACAATGCATATGTTACTAACTTAAACGCAGCTATTGCAGGAACAGATTTAGATGGAAAATCTATTGAAGATTTAATGAAAAACTTAGACATGAACAACATGGCTGTTCGTAATAATGGAGGTGGACACTACAATCACACAATGTTTTGGGAAATTATGTCGCCAAATGGTGGTGGATTACCAACAGGTGATTTAGCTGCTGCAATTGATGCTACCTTTGGTTCTTTTGATGCTTTTAAAGCTGAATTCGCTAAAGCAGGAGCTACTCGTTTTGGTTCAGGATGGGCTTGGTTATGTGTTAAAGATGGAAAATTAGAAGTTTGTTCTACTCCTAACCAAGACAATCCATTAATGCCAGGTGTGGCTTGTGGTGGACAACCAATCTTAGGAATGGATGTTTGGGAACATGCTTACTATTTAAATTATCAAAACCGTCGTCCTGATTATATTGAAGCTTTCTTTAATGTAATTAACTGGGCTGAAGTTGCAAAACGTTTTGCTTCAGCGAAATAA
- a CDS encoding amidophosphoribosyltransferase — protein MSDAIKHECGIALLRLKKPLEFYKEKYGSAFYGVQKMYLLMEKQHNRGQDGAGLASIKLDVNPGERYISRVRSNDAQPIKDIFAQINERISGELEVNPEYQNNVALQKQNIPYVGEVFLGHVRYGTFGKNSIESVHPFLRQNNWMHRNLIVAGNFNMTNVKELFQNLIDLGQHPKQMADTVTVMEKIGHFLDDEVTHLYKECKNEGYSKKDASPIIGERLNIQRILERASRNWDGGYAMAGLLGHGDSFVMRDPAGIRPAFFYEDDEIVVVASERPVIQTVFNVPFEKIQELDPGSAIIIKKNGNVTIEEVRTPLVKKACSFERIYFSRGSDAEIYQERKDLGKLIFPSVLKSIDNDTDNTVFSYIPNTAETSFYGMCEAAQDFLNQRKAKAIIEQKDTLTEDSLKELLSVKIRTEKIAIKDAKLRTFITEDSSRDDLVAHVYDVTYGVVKPTDNLVIIDDSIVRGTTLKQSIIKMMDRLRPKKIVVVSSAPQIRYPDCYGIDMAKLEGLVAFRAALELLKERNLYHIVEEVYQKSKAQEDFSDADVVNYVKEIYAPFSDQEISDKIAEMLTPEGTKAEVKIIYQTVADLHKACPKNLGDWYFTGDYPTNGGNRVVNRAFMNFYEGKDARAY, from the coding sequence ATGAGTGATGCAATCAAACACGAGTGTGGAATTGCCCTTCTTCGATTAAAAAAACCGTTAGAATTCTACAAAGAAAAATACGGATCAGCTTTCTATGGGGTACAAAAAATGTACTTATTAATGGAAAAGCAACACAATCGCGGTCAAGATGGTGCCGGATTGGCTAGCATAAAATTAGATGTAAATCCAGGAGAACGATACATTAGTCGTGTTCGTTCAAATGATGCCCAGCCAATTAAAGATATTTTTGCCCAAATTAATGAACGTATTAGTGGTGAGTTAGAGGTAAATCCTGAATATCAAAACAATGTGGCGCTTCAAAAACAAAACATTCCATATGTGGGCGAAGTGTTTTTAGGTCACGTTCGTTATGGAACTTTTGGTAAAAACAGCATTGAAAGTGTTCACCCTTTTTTACGTCAAAACAATTGGATGCATCGAAATTTAATCGTTGCCGGAAATTTTAATATGACGAATGTTAAGGAGTTGTTTCAAAATCTTATTGATTTGGGCCAGCATCCAAAACAAATGGCGGATACCGTAACTGTAATGGAGAAAATAGGTCATTTCTTAGATGATGAAGTAACCCACTTATATAAAGAATGTAAGAATGAAGGGTATTCAAAAAAAGATGCTTCTCCAATTATCGGGGAACGATTGAATATCCAACGTATTTTAGAACGCGCTTCTCGTAATTGGGATGGGGGTTATGCTATGGCAGGTTTATTAGGGCACGGTGATTCTTTTGTCATGCGTGATCCTGCCGGAATTCGTCCAGCTTTCTTTTATGAAGATGATGAAATTGTAGTTGTAGCTTCTGAACGCCCAGTAATTCAAACGGTTTTTAATGTACCTTTTGAAAAAATTCAAGAATTAGATCCTGGAAGTGCTATTATCATCAAAAAGAATGGAAATGTTACTATAGAAGAAGTTAGAACTCCTTTGGTTAAGAAAGCATGTTCATTTGAACGCATATATTTCTCACGAGGTAGTGATGCCGAAATTTATCAAGAACGAAAGGATTTAGGTAAATTGATTTTTCCTAGTGTTCTAAAATCTATCGATAATGATACCGATAACACGGTTTTTTCTTATATACCTAATACTGCAGAAACGTCATTTTACGGTATGTGTGAAGCGGCTCAAGATTTTTTAAATCAAAGAAAAGCAAAAGCAATTATTGAGCAAAAAGATACTTTAACAGAGGATTCGTTAAAAGAATTGCTTTCCGTTAAAATTAGAACCGAGAAAATTGCAATTAAAGACGCAAAATTACGAACATTCATTACTGAAGATAGTAGTCGTGACGACCTAGTTGCACACGTATATGATGTAACGTATGGAGTGGTAAAGCCAACTGATAATTTAGTCATTATTGATGATAGTATTGTGAGAGGTACAACTTTAAAACAAAGTATCATTAAAATGATGGACCGATTACGTCCTAAGAAAATTGTGGTTGTTTCTTCTGCTCCTCAAATTCGTTATCCTGATTGTTACGGAATTGATATGGCAAAATTAGAAGGTTTGGTTGCGTTTAGAGCAGCTTTAGAGTTGTTGAAAGAGCGTAATTTATATCATATAGTTGAAGAGGTTTACCAAAAATCGAAAGCACAAGAAGATTTCAGCGATGCTGATGTAGTAAATTATGTAAAAGAAATCTACGCGCCTTTTTCAGATCAAGAAATCTCAGATAAAATTGCCGAAATGTTAACTCCAGAAGGTACAAAAGCTGAAGTAAAAATTATCTATCAAACGGTAGCTGATTTGCACAAAGCATGCCCGAAAAACTTAGGAGATTGGTATTTCACTGGAGATTATCCAACAAATGGAGGAAACCGAGTGGTAAACCGAGCATTTATGAATTTTTATGAAGGAAAAGACGCACGTGCTTATTAA
- a CDS encoding PfkB family carbohydrate kinase — MNKLLIVGTVAFDAIETPFGKTDKILGGAATYIGLASNFFNVDAAVVSVVGEDFPKEYLDLLESKGVNIEGIEIVKGGKTFFWSGKYHNDLNSRDTLVTELNVLADFNPVVPQAYKNSDVVLLGNLHPIVQSGVLNQMSERPKLVVLDTMNFWMDCALPELLDVIKRVDVITINDEEARQLSGEYSLVKAAAKIHTMGPKYVVIKKGEHGALLFHNKDVFFAPALPLEEVFDPTGAGDTFAGGFAGYIAQSENISFGNMKNAIIYGSNLASFCVEKFGTERMENLDRKEVNTRLQQFKSLTQFEIELDE; from the coding sequence ATGAACAAATTATTAATAGTAGGAACAGTAGCTTTTGATGCTATTGAAACACCTTTCGGAAAAACAGATAAAATTTTAGGTGGAGCCGCAACTTACATTGGTTTGGCGTCTAATTTTTTTAATGTAGATGCAGCAGTAGTTTCTGTGGTAGGAGAAGATTTTCCAAAGGAATATTTAGATTTATTAGAAAGTAAAGGAGTAAATATCGAAGGAATTGAAATCGTAAAAGGTGGAAAAACTTTCTTTTGGAGTGGAAAATACCACAACGATTTAAATTCTCGCGACACTTTAGTTACCGAATTAAACGTTTTGGCTGATTTTAATCCAGTGGTGCCACAAGCCTACAAAAATTCTGATGTCGTTTTATTAGGTAACTTACATCCAATTGTACAATCAGGTGTTTTAAACCAAATGTCTGAAAGACCAAAATTAGTCGTTTTAGATACGATGAACTTTTGGATGGATTGTGCGTTACCAGAGTTATTAGACGTAATCAAACGTGTAGATGTAATCACTATCAACGATGAAGAAGCGCGTCAGTTATCAGGAGAATATTCTTTAGTAAAAGCGGCAGCTAAAATTCATACAATGGGACCAAAATATGTGGTTATCAAAAAAGGAGAGCACGGAGCCTTATTATTCCATAATAAAGACGTATTCTTTGCTCCAGCTTTACCATTAGAAGAAGTGTTTGATCCAACAGGTGCTGGTGATACTTTTGCTGGTGGTTTTGCAGGTTACATTGCACAATCAGAAAATATTTCATTTGGAAACATGAAAAATGCCATTATTTATGGTTCTAACTTAGCATCATTCTGTGTGGAGAAATTTGGAACTGAAAGAATGGAAAATTTAGATAGAAAAGAGGTAAACACACGTTTACAGCAATTCAAATCTTTAACACAATTCGAAATTGAATTAGACGAATAA
- a CDS encoding S8 family peptidase produces the protein MKNKTTTLINLLLLLLSINLFSQNIFKGNHSTIKFETTSEATKLSPATNMLYLNAKQNKENNLTQINLNSLSRITLLLEDDCTNFNSSNIFSDISKISDNISTAFVKVQDLPLLESIQCIKYADIGEKLELEVNNARNTTNTNSVHMGTGISQAYTGTGVIVGIIDAGFDYTHPNFKDINGNLRISRVWERSNTSGTPPSNLGFTYGSEYVGATAILNKQYDTINQSHGTHVAGTAAGTGTGNLSLLKGMAPNTEIVLVSGFRPTQGYSSTSINFTYIDAINYIKNYANSVNKPVVINMSFGTGLGPHDGTTLEEEAINNLSNTPSLVLVAAAGNDGGQKKHAVMDFGLNDTNFIIIDDMQPVVNNQPTPDNFSEVDIWSQNLGTNGTFEIEIAVYNLVSNTVVSSTTISGTVNGSAQFTDDLIDSNGDIFSINLVSSLNSLNNKLNLRITAATNNTDQWDKLVIGFESNNNLLHSWCSNCNFENYGQNQFINGDDFFTIGSPASANGAVAVGSYNPIEVLNSEPYPGNEGTLSTFSSKGPRTDFLIKPNVTAPGNRIVSSLSSFDTTYQSGGIGFSDVTNTFGTHFYGKMDGTSMASPVVSGIVALWLQAYPQLTTNNVLGIIGNTSIADSDVTNPFNFYGTTYSTPPNVKWGYGKIDALAGMQLIEQALNVDTFDTTNNFIVYPNPTSSKIFITSKEYVSSYEIYNALGQKVKEGSFNTVLDQQELDLTALQNGLYIVNFKGIDLNKTIRIIKQ, from the coding sequence ATGAAAAATAAAACTACTACATTAATTAACCTATTATTACTTTTATTAAGCATTAATTTGTTTTCTCAAAATATCTTTAAAGGAAATCATAGTACTATTAAATTTGAAACCACTTCAGAAGCTACAAAATTATCACCAGCGACAAATATGTTGTATTTAAACGCTAAGCAAAATAAAGAGAATAATTTGACACAAATTAACTTAAATAGTTTATCTAGAATAACTTTATTGTTAGAAGATGATTGTACAAATTTTAATAGCTCAAATATTTTCTCAGATATTTCTAAAATATCAGATAATATTTCAACAGCTTTTGTTAAAGTACAAGATTTACCTCTTCTAGAAAGCATACAATGTATAAAATATGCTGATATTGGAGAAAAATTAGAATTAGAAGTAAATAACGCTAGAAATACAACTAATACTAACTCCGTTCATATGGGTACTGGAATTAGTCAAGCCTACACTGGGACTGGAGTTATTGTTGGTATTATAGACGCAGGTTTCGATTATACACACCCAAATTTTAAAGATATAAATGGAAATTTAAGAATTTCAAGAGTATGGGAAAGAAGTAATACTTCAGGAACACCTCCAAGTAACCTGGGTTTCACATATGGTTCAGAATATGTTGGTGCTACTGCAATATTAAATAAGCAGTATGATACTATTAATCAATCACATGGTACACATGTAGCAGGTACAGCGGCAGGTACAGGAACAGGTAATTTAAGTTTGCTAAAAGGAATGGCTCCAAACACTGAAATAGTTTTGGTTAGTGGTTTTCGTCCTACTCAAGGTTATTCGTCAACATCTATTAATTTTACATATATTGATGCAATTAATTATATAAAAAATTATGCAAATTCTGTTAATAAGCCAGTAGTTATAAATATGAGTTTTGGAACGGGTCTTGGTCCTCATGACGGCACAACTCTCGAGGAGGAAGCAATAAATAATTTATCAAACACGCCTAGTCTTGTATTAGTTGCTGCCGCAGGAAACGATGGAGGTCAGAAAAAACACGCAGTTATGGATTTTGGTTTAAATGATACTAATTTTATCATAATTGATGATATGCAACCTGTTGTCAATAATCAACCAACTCCAGATAACTTTTCAGAGGTGGATATTTGGTCACAAAATTTAGGTACAAATGGGACTTTTGAAATTGAAATAGCGGTTTACAATTTAGTTTCAAATACTGTTGTTAGTTCAACTACTATTTCGGGGACAGTTAATGGTAGTGCACAATTTACAGATGATTTAATTGATTCGAATGGAGATATCTTTAGTATTAATCTAGTTAGTTCATTAAATTCACTAAACAATAAGTTAAACTTAAGAATTACAGCAGCTACAAACAATACTGACCAATGGGATAAATTAGTTATTGGTTTTGAAAGTAACAATAACCTATTACATTCTTGGTGTTCTAACTGTAATTTTGAAAACTATGGGCAGAATCAATTCATAAATGGAGATGATTTTTTTACTATTGGTTCACCCGCGAGTGCAAATGGTGCAGTAGCAGTTGGGTCATATAATCCTATTGAAGTATTGAATTCAGAACCATATCCAGGAAATGAAGGAACATTGTCAACATTTTCTAGCAAAGGACCTCGTACAGATTTTTTAATTAAGCCTAATGTTACCGCGCCTGGTAATAGAATTGTATCGTCATTAAGTTCTTTTGATACTACTTATCAATCTGGCGGTATTGGTTTTAGCGATGTAACTAATACTTTTGGCACTCATTTTTATGGTAAAATGGATGGCACATCAATGGCATCACCAGTTGTAAGCGGTATTGTAGCTTTATGGCTACAGGCTTATCCTCAACTAACAACAAATAATGTTCTGGGAATAATTGGCAATACATCAATAGCAGATTCAGATGTTACAAATCCATTTAATTTTTACGGCACAACTTATTCAACACCACCTAATGTAAAGTGGGGTTATGGTAAAATAGATGCTTTAGCTGGTATGCAATTAATTGAACAAGCTTTAAACGTAGATACTTTCGATACCACAAATAATTTCATTGTTTACCCAAACCCAACCTCTTCAAAAATTTTCATCACTTCAAAAGAGTATGTAAGTTCTTATGAAATTTACAATGCTTTAGGGCAAAAAGTAAAAGAAGGTAGTTTTAATACTGTGTTAGATCAACAGGAATTAGATTTAACAGCTTTACAAAATGGGTTGTATATTGTAAATTTTAAAGGTATAGATTTAAACAAAACGATTAGGATTATAAAACAGTAA
- a CDS encoding ATP-binding protein, protein MSANRAIKSQMDVYKNKYPILALTGPRQSGKTTFLKTHFSDYEYVNLENLDVRKFAEDDPNGFLKQYGKYVIFDEAQRVPQLFSYLQTKVDEDKIMGQYILSGSQNFHLMQNITQSLAGRVALFKLLPFDVSEMDAANWLNEDYAVNLQKGFYPAIYDRDIPSKVFYSNYIQTYVERDLSELIHVKDLKQFRNFISLCAARAGQLLNLNSLANECGISQPTAKSWVSVLESSYIVYQLQPYFSNFNKRVTKSSKLYFYDTGLLCYLLKLNEAESVKLSSLKGSLFENYVINEYLKINYHNNLLLDLWFWRDAEGHEVDLIWQNSELLNLVEIKASETIMPEMFKGLSYFEKLKPELIKTKSVVHTGLFNQERTLGKIMSWKEINL, encoded by the coding sequence ATGAGTGCAAATAGAGCAATTAAATCGCAAATGGATGTTTATAAAAATAAATATCCTATTTTAGCTTTAACAGGTCCGCGGCAATCTGGCAAAACCACCTTTTTAAAAACTCATTTTTCGGATTATGAGTATGTGAATTTAGAAAATTTAGATGTCAGAAAATTTGCTGAAGATGATCCAAACGGATTTTTAAAACAATACGGTAAGTATGTGATTTTTGATGAAGCACAACGTGTTCCTCAGTTGTTTTCTTATTTGCAAACAAAAGTAGATGAAGATAAAATTATGGGACAATACATTTTGTCTGGTTCTCAGAATTTTCATTTAATGCAAAATATTACTCAAAGTTTAGCGGGGAGAGTTGCTTTATTTAAATTGTTGCCATTTGATGTTTCAGAAATGGACGCTGCTAATTGGTTAAATGAGGATTATGCCGTTAATCTTCAAAAAGGATTTTATCCTGCAATCTATGATAGAGATATTCCATCAAAAGTTTTTTATTCTAATTATATACAAACGTATGTTGAACGTGATTTGTCGGAACTCATTCATGTAAAAGATTTAAAGCAATTTAGAAATTTTATTTCACTATGTGCGGCAAGAGCAGGTCAATTGCTCAATCTAAATTCATTGGCAAATGAATGTGGAATTTCACAACCTACTGCTAAATCATGGGTTTCGGTTTTAGAAAGTAGTTATATAGTATATCAATTACAACCTTATTTTTCAAATTTCAACAAACGTGTTACCAAAAGCTCAAAATTATATTTTTACGATACAGGTTTATTGTGTTATTTGCTAAAATTAAATGAAGCAGAAAGTGTAAAATTAAGTTCTTTAAAAGGGAGTTTGTTTGAAAATTATGTTATAAATGAATATCTAAAAATAAACTATCACAACAATTTACTTTTAGATTTATGGTTTTGGCGCGATGCAGAAGGACATGAAGTAGATTTAATATGGCAAAACTCCGAGCTTTTAAATTTAGTAGAAATTAAAGCATCAGAAACCATAATGCCCGAAATGTTCAAAGGATTAAGTTATTTTGAAAAACTAAAACCTGAACTGATCAAAACTAAATCAGTGGTTCATACAGGATTATTTAATCAAGAGAGAACTTTGGGAAAGATTATGAGTTGGAAAGAAATAAATTTATAA
- the rnhA gene encoding ribonuclease HI, with the protein MSHEVHIYTDGAAKGNPGPAGYGVVMEMVGTPYKKEFYEGFRLSTNNRMELLAVIVGLEKLKNPKTKVLVVSDSKYVVDAVEKRWVFQWEKINFKAKKNPDLWMRFLKVYRKHQVDFQWIKGHNNHPQNERCDELAVMASQQEKLSVDEFYEREEGKLL; encoded by the coding sequence TTGAGTCACGAAGTCCACATATACACAGACGGTGCTGCGAAGGGAAATCCTGGACCGGCTGGCTATGGCGTGGTGATGGAAATGGTAGGAACACCTTACAAAAAAGAATTTTACGAAGGTTTTAGATTGTCAACCAATAATAGAATGGAATTGTTAGCGGTAATCGTAGGGTTAGAAAAATTAAAAAACCCAAAAACCAAAGTTTTAGTGGTTTCCGATTCTAAATATGTGGTGGATGCTGTGGAAAAACGATGGGTATTTCAGTGGGAAAAAATCAACTTCAAAGCCAAAAAAAATCCCGATTTATGGATGCGTTTCTTAAAAGTGTATCGCAAACACCAAGTCGATTTTCAATGGATTAAAGGTCATAACAATCATCCACAAAACGAACGTTGTGATGAATTGGCGGTTATGGCTTCGCAACAAGAAAAGTTGTCTGTTGATGAGTTTTACGAAAGGGAAGAAGGGAAGTTATTGTAG